The following nucleotide sequence is from Bos taurus isolate L1 Dominette 01449 registration number 42190680 breed Hereford chromosome 3, ARS-UCD2.0, whole genome shotgun sequence.
CTGAGTGTCCCCACAGGCACCTTGCCCACTTCGGGCTTGCCCGGGTGCTCCGTCTTCCAGGTGGGGCAAATCCTTGGACACCATGCTGACGGATCTGGAGTGTGCCATTAACTCCCTGATTGACGTCTACCACAAGTACTCCCTGAAAAAAGGGAATTACCACGCCGTCTATAGGGATGACTTGAAGCAACTGTTAGAGACAGAGTGTCCTAAATTTATGAAGGTGAGGAGGAACTGGGTGTGGTTGGGGTTCTCGGCCTGGCTTTGATGAAGCCCTGGGTCACTGATCACCTGCGTGGCTCTGAACAGACAGCCATACCTCAGCTTCCCTGAGATCTTTACCCTCTGACTTCTCTCTCTCCAATCTTCACAGAAAAAGGATGCGGACACTtggttcaaagagttggacatcaatCAGGATGGTGGAATTAACTTCGAGGAGTTCCTCGTGCTGGTGATAAAGGTGGGCCTGGAAGCCCATGAAGAAATTCACAAAGAATAGCAGAGCTATTGGGCCTGGGGCTAGGCCCCTGGACTTGTGCCTGCAGAGTAATAAAATAGTTGATACCTCAGGTCTCTCCTGATTGCGCTTTCTGTTTGTGGAATGAGGCTcctgtgggggtggagggagggttgGAAAACCCAAAGGAAGAGAAACGAACCTGTGTTGCCCCCGCTACCCATCTATCAGCAGCCCTCTGTGCTTGCCACCAGTCTGCTCTCCTCCCTGTGTTCTTCCCAGGCGATTCCTGAGCCTTTCCAGCCGCACAATCCTGAGTCCTGAGTTCCAGGATTTAAGGATTCTAGAAAGTCCAAGATGTTATAGTTGTAGTATGAGTGATATGCGTGATATATGACATGGGTGATTTGAGAACAGGGTGACATAAAGAAAACTCAGAGTATTCTCTAAATTTTAATTTCCAGCAAAATGTCTTAGATGTGACTTTTAGGAAGTTAGGGAGATAGCTAtgtagaagtgtgtgtgtgtgtgtgtgtgtgtgtgtgtgtgtgtgtgtgtgtatgagagagagagagacagggagagagagagagtaattCTATGCTGTGGTGTGACTTTAGGTGGATGTTACATTAAGTAACACTAATAAGCCCCCTGGCCTCCGCACTTGTAATTTCTTCTAAAGAGGTTTAGGaagctttccttctctctccatttCCAACCTCTTAACTTTATTCAATAATaaagaaaggacttccctggtggcccagtggttaagaatttgccttccaatgcaggagacatggatttgatccctggtccagcagATAACacctgctgcagggcaactaagcccacgcaccacaacgactgagcccatCCTCTCTAGAGCCCCCGAGCCACAGCTAGCGAGAAGGCCTGGAACTCCAACTGAGACTCAACAcggtgaaataaataaatagatactaaaaaataaaggaaagtccAGATAGGCTAATACATTAATAAAACACAATGTGAAGAATAAGGTATTCAATTGTTTTCCTGTGGGGTGAATGCTTCGATAATCAGTGACTTATCTAAAATAATCTCCCCGTCATTACTCCGGGTTTCCAAGGGTCTGGTGAAACAGGAGGGCCGGAA
It contains:
- the S100A8 gene encoding protein S100-A8 produces the protein MLTDLECAINSLIDVYHKYSLKKGNYHAVYRDDLKQLLETECPKFMKKKDADTWFKELDINQDGGINFEEFLVLVIKVGLEAHEEIHKE